In Plasmodium gaboni strain SY75 chromosome 7, whole genome shotgun sequence, the following are encoded in one genomic region:
- a CDS encoding Cg1 protein — translation MFTFLVIIVNVLVCICFLNTKYQIQLDYSVPSALINLDRSLKYTNITVGKDSFLCILDKSDSFDTCEKYDLLKNVDEFYPDGVDEQKGVNNNNNKKKNNNNKKKYNNNNNNNNNYNNYNYIYNKHIDNNGDYQINNDYYTKYNIYDYVEEQLRKNYLIKYSYNNYNNMNYNLYLEEDNYEIEYHNVDNWLNIKGNEVKNNIIKDIDDNTSPKQSSNNKGWICNKALNRLNDKYSKELKKKKKKNQKKNKYPYDSFWKERNEKADKLNKTFSCNFQKLYDYIFYKHKMNAYHKYRIYNNINDDILLKNHIIKGKMLTINNTCVDAFSNGNILKICLNKSISFITKRYPTKHKKHITISNYAIGKDLLFSNNTVVQYYSDGKYFFEVLFLCGNNNLRVNSFEKLYNIYYPFIFQIYEHINTTITKLYNIIIKRLIDNDVYFFKSFSNYQYSEQYYKSLKQKLIHNLNLYYPDAIYLYRITLSGYMFCNYTEKINPPNFFLLKNLMNKCHHFIREDDTMFEICLPYSVIQYKKNVFGKEKYPLVLLGSSYNSLNQGKPFYEKMYDIFPVLKSNHMMKKNLEYYNKLKKTHISTPNSFNTQQKFVSSTNKNNSNIAHVKYDYPNKKTLTSQQILSSLEEFTIKTALSSNNMATPNNMITQNNMGTTNNMITPNNLTPNNLTPNNLTPNNLTPNNMGTPNNMITPNNLTPNNLTPNNLTPNNLTPNNLTPNNLTPNNTSTAKSVSSSSTLSPPNLFPSSFNVSYTPFYITSLSAYFSSSAHRMPYVSSYIIDKPLEVLKYGNGSFYKALAFDLKGGKCIDSLDEVHDFLTTIYFDCSLNYKSGTQTKVVNVFQSTECHYYVHMTSPYVCAHPMLHMPMKSKNETVKCFRNIYAASSQLQDKWANNMFNNIMYNKRDDIPKIISSNITNENNMNNMNNMNHMNNMNNMNNLNNMNNMNNLNNMNNLNNMNNMNHMNNLNNMNNMWNDQNRSSDKNPNGYTFRNFFFNKEDILKNDHFISNDDKMNLFEFYVLQNKIFKNKNFLSFEAIPKDTEIIFGKNYHFGLGNYVRKRIYKSTPIFHIGNIVRHKYWNYQAVVISWDYSCFAPNEWKKKSFSEYPPEFQNTVHYLLLINNKKKKTNENVFCYTKDQNRKKCNKGNKENENVHIKKNKNVNNNININNNNINNNNINNDDDYYGYHFNQHDKYRNNKNKMYYDTNDKLKYNKNYQDEEEKKENHTNQNDQELFHFAYVPEASLIYGDEIIYNEYLYEFFDKYNNSFHFYIPKKKHIIWKLFPYDFFNLIF, via the coding sequence atgtTTACCTTTCTTGTTATTATTGTAAACGTGTTGGTTTGCATATGTTTCTTGAATACAAAATATCAGATACAACTAGATTATAGTGTACCTAGTGCCTTAATTAATTTAGATAGATCCTTAAAATATACGAACATAACTGTAGGAAAGGATTCCTTTCTTTGTATATTAGATAAGTCTGATAGTTTTGATACCTgtgaaaaatatgatttGTTGAAAAATGTCGATGAGTTTTACCCTGATGGGGTTGACGAACAAAAAGGAGtaaacaataataataataaaaaaaaaaataacaataataaaaaaaaatataacaacaataataataataataataattataataattataattatatttataataaacatattgACAATAATGGTGACTATcaaattaataatgattattatacaaagtataatatttatgattaTGTTGAAGAACAGCTAAGGAAAAACTACcttataaaatattcatataataattataacaatatGAACTATAATTTATATCTAGAGGAAGATAACTACGAAATTGAATATCACAATGTGGATAACTGGCTGAATATAAAAGGAAATGAAGttaagaataatattataaaagatattGATGATAATACAAGTCCTAAGCAAagtagtaataataaaggTTGGATATGTAATAAGGCATTGAATAgattaaatgataaatattcgaaagaattaaaaaaaaaaaaaaaaaaaaaccaaaaaaaaaacaaatatcCTTATGATTCCTTTTGGAAGGAAAGAAATGAAAAGGCtgataaattaaataagACATTTAGTTGTAATTTTCAAAAgttatatgattatattttttataaacataaaatgaatgcatatcataaatatagaatatataataatattaatgatgatatattattaaagaatcatataataaaaggaaaaatgttaactataaataatacatgTGTTGATGCATTTTCTAAtggaaatatattaaaaatatgtttaaataaatctatatcatttataaCTAAAAGATATCCTACTAAAcataaaaaacatattaCTATATCAAATTATGCTATAGGCAaagatttattattttctaataatACGGTAGTACAATATTATAGTGATGgcaaatatttttttgaagtactttttttatgtggtaataataatttaagaGTTAATAGTTTTGAAAagttatataatatatattatccatttatttttcaaatatatgaacatataaatacaacaattacaaaattatataatattataataaaaagattaATAGATAATgatgtatatttttttaaatcattttctaattatcaatattctgaacaatattataaatcattaaaacagaaattaatacataatttaaatttatattatcctgatgctatatatttatatcgTATTACATTAAGTGGTTATATGTTTTGTAATTATACTGAGAAAATAAATCCAccaaatttttttcttttaaaaaatctAATGAATAAATGTCATCATTTTATTAGAGAAGATGATACAATGTTTGAAATATGTTTACCTTATAGTGTTAttcaatataaaaaaaatgtttttggaaaagaaaaatatcCATTAGTTTTATTAGGATCTTCATATAATTCACTTAATCAAGGTAAACCcttttatgaaaaaatgTATGATATCTTCCCTGTTCTCAAATCTAATcatatgatgaaaaaaaatttggaatattataataaattgaaaaaaaCACACATTTCAACACCCAATTCTTTCAATACACAACAAAAGTTTGTGTCATCAAccaataaaaataattcaaatataGCACATGTAAAATATGATTATccaaataaaaaaacattaaCTTCTCaacaaatattatcatctcTAGAGGAATTTACTATAAAAACTGCTTTATCGTCAAATAATATGGCTACACcaaataatatgataacacaaaataatatgggtacaacaaataatatgataacACCGAATAATTTAACACCAAACAATTTAACACCAAACAATTTAACACCAAATAATTTAACACCAAATAATATGGGTACACcaaataatatgataacACCAAATAATTTAACACCAAATAATTTAACACCAAACAATTTAACACCAAACAATTTAACACCAAACAATTTAACACCAAACAATTTAACACCAAATAATACTTCTACTGCCAAAAGTGTATCCTCATCAAGTACCTTATCACCTCCAAATTTATTTCCATCATCATTTAATGTGTCTTATACtcctttttatattaccTCCCTTTCGGCCTACTTTTCTTCCTCAGCACACCGTATGCCATATGTAAGTTCCTATATAATTGACAAGCCACTGGAGGTACTGAAATATGGAAATGGCAGTTTTTATAAAGCTTTAGCGTTTGATTTGAAAGGAGGGAAATGTATAGATTCGTTAGACGAAGTTCATGATTTCTTAACGAccatatattttgattgttctttaaattataaaagtGGAACACAAACAAAAGTTGTTAATGTCTTTCAATCAACTGAGTGTCATTATTATGTCCATATGACATCACCATATGTGTGTGCTCATCCAATGTTACATATGCCAATGAAATCAAAAAATGAGACAGTAAAATGTTTTAGGAATATATATGCAGCTAGTTCTCAGCTTCAGGATAAGTGGGCCAACAATAtgtttaataatattatgtataataaGAGGGATGATATACCTAAAATTATAAGTAGTAATATAACTAATGagaataatatgaataatatgaataatatgaaccatatgaataatatgaataatatgaataatttgaataatatgaataatatgaataatttgaataatatgaataatttgaataatatgaataatatgaaccatatgaataatttgaataatatgaataatatgtGGAATGATCAAAATAGATCATCTGATAAAAATCCGAATGGATATACATTTcgtaatttttttttcaataaagaagatatattaaagaatgatcattttattagtaatgatgataaaatGAATTTGTTTGAATTTTATGTgttacaaaataaaatatttaaaaataaaaatttcCTTTCTTTTGAAGCTATACCCAAAGATACagaaataatatttggaaaaaattatcatttcGGTTTAGGCAATTATGTAAGAAAACGAATTTATAAATCCACTCCCATATTTCATATTGGAAATATTGTAAGACATAAATACTGGAATTATCAAGCTGTAGTTATTAGTTGGGATTATTCATGTTTTGCTCCTAATgaatggaaaaaaaaatcattcTCTGAATATCCCCCTGAATTTCAAAATACCGTTCATTATCTTCTCTTAATAAATAacaagaagaaaaaaacaaatgaaaatgtaTTTTGTTATACTAAGGATCAAAATAGAAAGAAATGTAACAAAGGGAATAAggaaaatgaaaatgtacatatcaagaaaaataaaaatgtgaataataatattaatattaataataataatattaataataataatattaataatgatgatgattATTATGGGTATCATTTTAATCAGCatgataaatatagaaataataaaaataaaatgtattatGATACTAATGacaaattaaaatataataaaaattatcaagatgaagaagaaaaaaaagaaaatcaTACTAATCAAAATGATCAGGAACTTTTCCATTTTGCTTATGTACCAGAAGCAAGTTTAATTTATGGTGatgaaattatatataatgaatatttatatgaattttttgataaatataataattcctttcatttttatattcctaaaaaaaaacatatcATATGGAAACTATTCCCATATGacttttttaatttaatcTTTTGA
- a CDS encoding Cg6 protein: MNKYLKASNLIYICASLGIHSIFFKKEKRTNNKNLGHIKNFIKLKNIIFLTSCEVTPDPKEEEKKKNYDRYHNELFKNKTNQNNIHIANNEVVNYLDELYKENKNENIITKGDEEEVNFNSSSILSSFVDDNKNVNHKNDNDKCINDKYDSDKCINDQYVNDQYDSDKCINDQYIESERVEENIKLSEDIINIIENILNKYNVVLFMKGTALNPYCKYSKQAIHILKLNKVKEIHTVNILDNQQLRNALKIYSNWPTFPQLYVNQKFVGGIDKLQELHDQNKFKDII, encoded by the coding sequence atgaacaaataCTTAAAAGCGTCgaatttaatttatatttgtgCCTCTCTGGGTATTCattccatattttttaaaaaggaaaaaagaacaaataataaaaatttaggccatattaaaaatttcataaaattaaaaaatataatattcttaaCATCTTGTGAAGTTACCCCCGATCcaaaagaagaagaaaaaaaaaagaattatgATAGGTATCACaatgaattatttaaaaataaaacaaatcaaaataatatacacATTGCTAATAATGAAGTAGTAAATTATTTGgatgaattatataaagaaaataaaaatgaaaatataattacaaAGGGGGATGAGGAAGAGGtaaattttaattcatCAAGTATTTTGTCATCTTTCGttgatgataataaaaatgtaaaccataaaaatgataatgataaatgtataaacgataaatatgatagtgataaatgtataaatgATCAATATGTTAATGATCAATATGATAGTgataaatgtataaatgATCAATATATTGAATCCGAAAGAgttgaagaaaatataaaattaagtgaagatataataaatataattgaaaacattttaaacaaatataatgttgttttatttatgaaaGGGACAGCTTTAAATCCTTATTGTAAATATAGTAAACAAGCTATTCATATTctaaaattaaataaagtAAAAGAAATTCATACTGTCAATATTTTAGATAATCAACAATTAAGAAATgctttaaaaatatattctaaTTGGCCTACATTTCCTCAATTATATGTTAACCAAAAATTTGTAGGTGGCATAGATAAGTTGCAAGAATTACATGACCAAAATAAATTCaaagatataatataa